From the genome of Cystobacter fuscus DSM 2262:
GGGAGATGGGTTCGGTGATGGGGCCCTGCACCAGCCGGGCGGTGATCACCGCGATGGGGGAGCCTTCCTCCTCGGGAGGAAGCTGAACGGAGACCTGGAGTTGTCGCAGGCGCGGCTCATAGGCCTCCACCGCGCGGGCGATGAGCCGCTCCAGGAGCCGGGCATCCGCGGCGCTCGGGCCGAGAGGCCGCAGGTCCGGCAACCCGTAGTCCAGGGCCGAGCGCTCGTGCGGCTCGAGCGAGCTGGCCTGCTCCAGGGAGAGCGTGCAGCGGGTGTTCAGCGCGTGGGCCACCTCTCGCTTCACCGAGGCGAGCAATTCCTGCTCATCCATCCATGGGAAGCTCTCCACGTCCACCAGCCGGTCCAGCAGCGGTGCCGGGAATCCGTGTGTCTGCCTGTTCCATGACATGTCATTGCCTCACGAGGAGGGGTAGGCCTCACTGCTTCTCCGGCTTCATGCCGAGCAGGGACTGGATGGTTTCCAGGTTGGAGGAATCGGGGACGAGCTCCGCGAGGAGCTGGTGGAGTGGCATCTGGCCCCAGCTCACGGCGCGTTTGACCAGGTAGGCGACGGGACTGTGGGGCTCGGTGCGCCGCAGGTAGTCGGAGGCGAGGGTCAGGAGCTGGTACGCCTCCTCCCGGCTGCGGATGGCGCGCGGCGGCCGCCCGGTGCCCGAAGCCGCCGCGAGGGCCTCCGTGTCGGGCAGGGCCCCGGTCATTTCTCCAGGCTCCTCCCGCGAGGAATCCGCGCGCAGCGTGGCGGCCAGCGCCTGGATGTCACCGAGGACGGAGCGGGTGCGGTGGAGCACCGCGCTGGTGCGTCCCAGCCGCGAGTCGAGCGACTGCTCCAGCGCGTTGCTGGCCTCGAGCGCGGCGGCCACCTGCCGTGCGAGCGCGTCGACGGCGGAGG
Proteins encoded in this window:
- the tssE gene encoding type VI secretion system baseplate subunit TssE produces the protein MSWNRQTHGFPAPLLDRLVDVESFPWMDEQELLASVKREVAHALNTRCTLSLEQASSLEPHERSALDYGLPDLRPLGPSAADARLLERLIARAVEAYEPRLRQLQVSVQLPPEEEGSPIAVITARLVQGPITEPISLPLRLDRSGRLVEVDE